A region of Maniola jurtina chromosome 7, ilManJurt1.1, whole genome shotgun sequence DNA encodes the following proteins:
- the LOC123867277 gene encoding inducible metalloproteinase inhibitor protein isoform X2 produces MRIFSLSISLFVFLFVGQVFGNLQCSHPNEIQDCVKECPPEKSCGNKDIKFNCLVNNKRCQIKCVCKEGFYRNYDGDCVSDEACDRCPAPNEVFSCGSACDTTCATLNQQCPIVNIKCNDKCYCRRGYARNDKNICILMSECKANNTLNSHENVRKARAAYQNKENANVVCGPNEEYQECKKTCPPDTCMSLVARFKCASNPPCTPGCVCQPNFLRTKRNSPCMPMRQCPELAHSPDFN; encoded by the exons ATGCGTATTTTTTCGTTGTCCATTTCCTTATTTGTTTTCTTGTTTGTGGGGCAGGTGTTTGGAA ACTTGCAGTGTTCCCATCCAAATGAAATTCAAGACTGTGTAAAAGAATGTCCTCCAGAAAAAAGCTGCGGAAATAAAGACATAAAATTCAATTGCTTGGTGAACAATAAAAGATGTCAAATAAAATGTGTCTGTAAAGAAGGTTTTTACAGAAATTATGACGGAGATTGCGTGTCTGATGAAGCTTGTG ATCGATGTCCTGCTCCGAATGAGGTTTTCAGTTGTGGTAGCGCTTGCGATACTACATGTGCGACGCTCAACCAACAATGCCCcattgtaaatataaaatgtaatgaCAAATGCTATTGTAGAAGAGGCTATGctagaaatgataaaaatatttgtattctcATGAGTGAAtgca AAGCAAACAATACCCTGAACAGCCATGAAAACGTTAGAAAAG CGAGAGCAGCCtatcaaaataaagaaaatgcAAATGTTGTATGCGGTCCAAACGAAGAATATCAAGAGTGTAAGAAAACCTGCCCACCGGATACTTGCATGTCCCTAGTTGCCAGGTTCAAATGTGCTAGCAATCCTCCGTGCACACCTGGTTGTGTATGCCAACCAAACTTTTTGAGGACCAAGCGTAATTCACCATGTATGCCAATGCGACAATGTCCGGAATTAGCACATTCTCCAGATTTTAACTAA
- the LOC123867277 gene encoding inducible metalloproteinase inhibitor protein isoform X1: MRIFSLSISLFVFLFVGQVFGNLQCSHPNEIQDCVKECPPEKSCGNKDIKFNCLVNNKRCQIKCVCKEGFYRNYDGDCVSDEACDRCPAPNEVFSCGSACDTTCATLNQQCPIVNIKCNDKCYCRRGYARNDKNICILMSECISEANNTLNSHENVRKARAAYQNKENANVVCGPNEEYQECKKTCPPDTCMSLVARFKCASNPPCTPGCVCQPNFLRTKRNSPCMPMRQCPELAHSPDFN; the protein is encoded by the exons ATGCGTATTTTTTCGTTGTCCATTTCCTTATTTGTTTTCTTGTTTGTGGGGCAGGTGTTTGGAA ACTTGCAGTGTTCCCATCCAAATGAAATTCAAGACTGTGTAAAAGAATGTCCTCCAGAAAAAAGCTGCGGAAATAAAGACATAAAATTCAATTGCTTGGTGAACAATAAAAGATGTCAAATAAAATGTGTCTGTAAAGAAGGTTTTTACAGAAATTATGACGGAGATTGCGTGTCTGATGAAGCTTGTG ATCGATGTCCTGCTCCGAATGAGGTTTTCAGTTGTGGTAGCGCTTGCGATACTACATGTGCGACGCTCAACCAACAATGCCCcattgtaaatataaaatgtaatgaCAAATGCTATTGTAGAAGAGGCTATGctagaaatgataaaaatatttgtattctcATGAGTGAAtgca tttcaGAAGCAAACAATACCCTGAACAGCCATGAAAACGTTAGAAAAG CGAGAGCAGCCtatcaaaataaagaaaatgcAAATGTTGTATGCGGTCCAAACGAAGAATATCAAGAGTGTAAGAAAACCTGCCCACCGGATACTTGCATGTCCCTAGTTGCCAGGTTCAAATGTGCTAGCAATCCTCCGTGCACACCTGGTTGTGTATGCCAACCAAACTTTTTGAGGACCAAGCGTAATTCACCATGTATGCCAATGCGACAATGTCCGGAATTAGCACATTCTCCAGATTTTAACTAA
- the LOC123867273 gene encoding aspartate--tRNA ligase, mitochondrial — protein MWGRNIARYTNVLTNVYTINNSVKVQRTLQTLINSKRTVKRELSTQLLEEKHGTSDDRKPKKLADCSTFTYRTHTCGDLRSEHIGQTVVLCGWVQYARLSKFLLVRDSYGLTQCIVNNADINITVLPLETIVKVTGTVVSRPKDMHNREMATGEIEVSINKLEILNEVSKLPFNLRNYQKPKEQLRLQHRYIDLRFPEMQNILRQRSTILHSMRRFLVEEHNFVEVETPTLFCRTPGGAREFVVPTHHSGLFYSLVQSPQQFKQMLMAGGIDRYFQVARCYRDETTRPDRQPEFTQLDIELSFTSLDGIINLIELLLRKTCNHNIPKSSFNRITYKEALESYGTDKPNMKYDMKLKNVTDLFSQSTDTNFGAFILPYPSKLGKLTAKYKEKIHDIRKKYNVKVVLNENISKEIGQDTSNKIKSVTEGNDIVLSLGDYENVCLCLGEIRELLAAILKSKNLISFNENIEPIWIIDFPLFVKAENGLETCHHPFTAPHPDDLHLLDTDPLKVRSLAYDIVLNGHEIGGGSVRVHNPQLQEKILKMLNIDPSKLSYFMNALRSGCPPHAGIALGIDRLVAVLCNAESIRDVIAFPKSHDGKDPLSGAPNKISDEDQKYYHIKSIET, from the coding sequence atgtgggGACGAAACATCGCACGATATACTAATGTTTTGACTAATGTTTACACTATAAATAATTCTGTGAAGGTTCAAAGGACGTTACAAACTTTAATAAACAGCAAACGAACAGTAAAACGTGAGTTGAGCACGCAATTGCTCGAAGAAAAGCATGGAACTAGCGATGATAGGAAACCTAAAAAATTAGCCGACTGTAGTACATTTACGTACAGGACTCATACTTGTGGGGACTTAAGGTCTGAACATATAGGTCAGACTGTAGTTTTATGCGGTTGGGTACAATATGCAAGGTTATCAAAGTTTTTACTAGTTAGAGACTCTTATGGACTTACACAATGTATAGTGAACAATGCAGATATTAATATCACTGTTCTGCCGCTAGAAACTATAGTGAAAGTTACTGGCACAGTTGTCTCACGACCCAAAGATATGCACAACCGTGAAATGGCTACAGGTGAGATTGAAGTCAGCATAAATAAATTGGAAATACTAAACGAGGTTAGTAAATTGCCCTTCAATTTGAGAAACTATCAGAAGCCTAAAGAGCAGTTGCGCCTTCAACATCGGTATATAGATTTAAGGTTTCCAGAGATGCAAAATATATTGAGACAGCGGTCAACGATTCTGCATAGTATGAGGAGATTTTTAGTTGAGGAACATAATTTTGTTGAGGTTGAAACTCCAACATTGTTTTGCAGGACTCCAGGTGGCGCTAGGGAGTTTGTTGTTCCCACTCACCATTCTGGATTATTCTACTCTTTAGTCCAAAGCCCGCAACAATTTAAGCAAATGCTGATGGCCGGTGGTATAGACAGATACTTTCAGGTAGCTAGATGTTATAGAGATGAAACCACTAGGCCAGACAGGCAGCCTGAGTTTACTCAACTTGATATTGAGTTATCCTTTACAAGTTTGGATGGCATCATAAATTTAATTGAGTTGTTATTAAGAAAAACTTGTAACCATAACATTCCAAAGTCATCGTTCAATAGAATCACTTATAAAGAAGCATTAGAAAGTTATGGTACAGACAAACCTAATATGAAATATGACATGAAGTTAAAAAATGTTACAGATTTATTCAGTCAATCTACGGATACAAATTTTGGTGCATTTATTTTACCATATCCTAGTAAATTAGGTAAACTTACAGCTAAGTATAAAGAGAAGATTCATGATATAAGAAAAAAGTATAATGTTAAAGTTGTTCTTAATGAAAATATATCTAAAGAGATTGGACAAGACaccagtaataaaattaaaagtgttacaGAAGGAAATGATATTGTGTTAAGCTTAGGTGATTATGAAAATGTGTGTTTATGTTTAGGTGAAATAAGGGAACTTTTGGCTGctattttaaaatcaaagaactTAATAAgcttcaatgaaaatatagaacCTATTTGGATCATAGATTTTCCATTATTTGTAAAGGCAGAAAATGGATTAGAGACATGTCACCATCCATTTACTGCTCCACATCCTGATGATTTGCATTTATTAGATACTGATCCATTAAAAGTTAGATCTCTTGCATATGATATAGTATTGAACGGTCACGAAATAGGTGGTGGGTCTGTCCGTGTACACAATCCTCAACTccaagaaaaaatattaaagatgtTAAATATTGATCCAAGTAAACTGTCTTACTTTATGAATGCCCTAAGAAGTGGGTGCCCCCCACATGCTGGGATTGCTCTAGGTATTGACAGGTTAGTGGCTGTTTTATGTAATGCAGAGTCAATAAGAGATGTGATAGCATTTCCTAAAAGTCATGATGGCAAGGATCCTCTTTCTGGAGCCCCTAATAAAATAAGTGATGAAGATCAGAAGTATTATCACATAAAAAGTATTGAAACatag